Proteins encoded within one genomic window of Cytophagales bacterium:
- a CDS encoding universal stress protein, which yields MIKNIVVPFDFSKASFQALAFTSKLAMKFKAKVHLVAIQDPGIGAPSTNTHDNVLGALAPVQYNLELAEENEMKEKLIHIMREQVFPTIQGKISFIFKDFYNAFEHFTTENKVDLVVVGAEKEDSFWEHFTGSLTQDLIQNTNIPLLNIGKEQSIEMTDVLIFTDLSTEIPERLLQVSRLFQHEGARLHLANVIESELLTKEEVTDKLVEYAWANQLGRPKYHVKKNADFMEGFHEIVQETNPDMILMKTYDKSAFRSFFEGRLAQKVMQQFDVPVLVEKV from the coding sequence ATGATTAAGAACATAGTAGTACCCTTTGATTTTTCGAAAGCAAGTTTTCAGGCTTTAGCTTTCACCAGCAAACTCGCGATGAAGTTCAAAGCCAAGGTTCACCTGGTAGCCATCCAGGACCCTGGAATAGGCGCTCCTTCGACGAATACACATGACAATGTATTGGGTGCCTTAGCGCCGGTGCAGTACAACCTGGAATTGGCTGAAGAGAACGAAATGAAGGAGAAGCTCATCCACATCATGCGTGAACAGGTATTTCCGACCATCCAGGGAAAAATCTCATTCATCTTCAAAGACTTTTATAACGCCTTTGAACACTTCACAACAGAAAACAAAGTGGACCTGGTGGTCGTCGGTGCAGAAAAAGAAGATTCCTTTTGGGAACATTTCACCGGAAGCCTGACGCAGGACCTGATCCAGAATACGAACATTCCCCTGCTCAATATTGGAAAGGAGCAAAGTATTGAAATGACTGATGTTTTGATCTTCACTGATCTAAGCACCGAAATTCCTGAAAGACTATTGCAAGTCAGTCGATTATTCCAACACGAAGGAGCCAGACTTCATCTGGCCAACGTAATCGAATCTGAGCTCCTCACCAAAGAAGAAGTGACCGACAAACTGGTTGAGTATGCCTGGGCCAATCAACTGGGTCGCCCCAAGTATCACGTGAAGAAAAATGCGGACTTCATGGAAGGATTTCATGAAATCGTTCAGGAAACCAATCCGGACATGATCCTGATGAAGACCTATGATAAATCGGCTTTCCGGTCATTTTTCGAAGGCAGACTTGCACAAAAAGTCATGCAACAGTTCGATGTGCCGGTGTTAGTCGAGAAAGTTTAA
- a CDS encoding sigma-54 dependent transcriptional regulator — protein sequence MSKAHILVIDDEADICLLLNKFFTKKGYEVTTAQEGKEAEKILKKQTFEVVICDFKLPDYDGLELLEKIKIIQPRSRVIIITGYSDVRIAVQTLKKGAFDYVTKPLYPDEIHLTVQNALEQTESAVGDTKTKASQKVTKQPDSTFVWGESSQSQVLQKHIALIAPTDLSVLILGETGTGKEYAARAIHDKSKRNNQPFVAVDCGALPNELAGSELFGHVKGAFTGAVSDKKGCFELAHGGTLFLDEIGNLSYDNQIKLLRVLQDHKIKRLGSETEQNVDVRIIAATNEDLSTGMDEDEFREDLFHRVNEFRIDLAPLRKRKADIPAFAQHFLTKANARIGREVVGFDDSVLDLFKEKPWHGNLRELDNVIKRAVLLTEGAQIKMEVLPPELIQATQDAQEVMTTEFPTTLRAVVEKAEKQAILATLQHTGNNKSETAKLLDVDRKTLYNKLNQYEIEH from the coding sequence ATGAGTAAGGCCCACATTCTGGTCATTGATGATGAGGCAGACATCTGTCTTTTATTGAATAAATTTTTCACCAAGAAAGGCTATGAAGTTACCACCGCTCAGGAAGGTAAGGAAGCCGAGAAAATATTAAAAAAGCAGACCTTCGAAGTTGTCATCTGTGACTTCAAGTTGCCGGATTATGACGGACTGGAATTGCTCGAGAAAATAAAAATCATCCAACCTCGATCCAGGGTGATCATCATTACGGGTTACTCCGACGTACGTATTGCCGTCCAAACCCTGAAGAAAGGCGCATTCGATTATGTGACCAAGCCACTTTATCCTGATGAAATCCATCTGACCGTACAGAATGCCTTGGAGCAAACGGAATCTGCTGTAGGCGACACGAAAACCAAAGCAAGCCAAAAAGTCACCAAGCAACCGGATTCCACATTTGTCTGGGGCGAGAGTAGTCAAAGTCAGGTTTTACAAAAGCATATTGCGCTCATTGCTCCCACCGACTTATCGGTGTTGATCCTTGGAGAAACAGGAACAGGCAAGGAATATGCGGCCAGGGCCATTCACGATAAAAGCAAGAGAAACAATCAACCTTTTGTCGCGGTAGATTGTGGTGCACTACCCAACGAGCTCGCCGGTAGTGAGTTATTTGGACACGTCAAAGGTGCATTCACCGGGGCCGTATCCGATAAGAAAGGATGTTTCGAACTGGCCCATGGAGGTACGCTCTTTCTGGATGAGATCGGAAACCTCAGCTATGATAATCAGATCAAGCTACTTCGCGTACTCCAGGACCACAAGATCAAACGGCTGGGCAGCGAAACAGAACAAAACGTGGATGTCCGTATCATTGCCGCCACTAACGAAGACCTGAGTACAGGCATGGACGAAGATGAATTTCGGGAGGATCTTTTTCATCGCGTCAATGAATTCAGGATTGATTTAGCACCCTTACGCAAAAGAAAAGCGGATATTCCAGCTTTTGCACAGCATTTTTTAACAAAAGCCAATGCTAGAATTGGACGGGAAGTGGTCGGTTTTGATGACTCAGTACTCGATCTTTTCAAAGAAAAACCCTGGCATGGTAACCTCAGGGAACTGGACAATGTGATCAAAAGAGCGGTTTTATTAACAGAAGGTGCACAGATCAAGATGGAGGTTCTTCCTCCCGAACTGATCCAGGCAACGCAAGATGCTCAGGAAGTCATGACCACCGAATTTCCGACCACCCTGAGAGCTGTGGTTGAAAAAGCTGAAAAACAGGCCATTCTGGCTACCCTACAACACACCGGCAACAACAAATCAGAAACAGCCAAATTACTTGACGTAGACCGCAAGACCCTTTACAACAAACTAAATCAATACGAAATCGAGCATTAA
- a CDS encoding PAS domain-containing protein: MSNLGPINDQEEFLRSILNSSFDGIMTFKSVRDERQQIVDFEWLFVNQEACQMVGRPSQELLGQKLLELFPGNKEAGLFDRYREVTETGKPATFEQFYPGENLNRWFRISTVKLEDGFTVTFQDISDLKKATEEAAVRDKQYQRLFDESIDPILLLGQDGTFREANQAFQTVFHFSEEALPNVSMKRMTAKVEQGDAFWRDMVQQKRIEDRELFILDAQGNKKTCFINAVAIPTERDEDLLYLLVIRDVTKRNQSEKALVRAEKLSLTGKIARTIAHEVRNPLTNLNLALGQLKDEIPSDVEDADLYLDMISRNADRIGNLINDLLNSAKPKALQLAEGEVTQVVNEAVALIQDRLQLKNMRLELSMTEEIPKIQLDHEQLKVAFLNLFVNALEAMQSETGVLTIAGKTSIDQVIISVKDNGKGIPADQINKLFDPYFTEKRDGTGLGLLAVQNIIHGHRGYIEVDSEPGEGTTFSIYLPLR; the protein is encoded by the coding sequence ATGAGTAATCTGGGCCCGATCAATGATCAGGAAGAATTCCTACGAAGTATCCTGAACTCCTCTTTTGACGGGATCATGACCTTCAAATCCGTTCGCGATGAACGGCAACAAATCGTCGATTTTGAATGGCTATTTGTCAATCAGGAAGCTTGCCAAATGGTAGGCCGGCCCTCACAGGAACTACTTGGGCAAAAACTCCTGGAATTATTTCCAGGTAATAAGGAGGCAGGCCTATTTGATCGTTACCGGGAAGTAACTGAGACAGGGAAGCCAGCAACCTTCGAACAGTTCTATCCAGGTGAAAATCTTAACCGGTGGTTCCGCATATCAACTGTCAAGCTAGAAGATGGTTTTACCGTGACTTTTCAGGACATTTCAGATCTCAAAAAGGCCACAGAAGAGGCCGCGGTAAGAGATAAGCAATATCAGCGTCTTTTTGATGAGTCCATCGACCCTATTTTGCTACTTGGTCAGGATGGCACTTTTAGAGAAGCCAATCAGGCCTTTCAAACGGTCTTTCACTTTTCTGAGGAAGCACTTCCAAACGTTTCGATGAAGCGGATGACGGCAAAGGTTGAGCAAGGAGATGCCTTTTGGCGAGACATGGTTCAGCAAAAACGCATTGAAGACCGGGAATTGTTCATTCTGGATGCACAAGGAAACAAAAAGACCTGCTTCATCAACGCTGTGGCCATCCCTACGGAACGAGATGAAGACCTGCTCTACCTATTGGTCATCCGTGACGTTACCAAAAGAAACCAGTCGGAGAAAGCCCTGGTTCGCGCTGAAAAACTCTCGTTAACCGGAAAGATTGCGAGGACCATCGCTCATGAAGTGCGTAATCCGCTGACCAACCTGAACCTGGCCCTTGGGCAGTTAAAAGACGAGATCCCCTCTGATGTAGAAGATGCCGACTTGTACCTGGACATGATCAGCCGGAATGCCGATAGAATTGGCAATCTGATCAATGACCTCCTCAACTCCGCAAAACCAAAAGCGTTGCAACTGGCCGAAGGTGAAGTCACCCAAGTTGTCAATGAAGCCGTGGCACTCATACAGGATCGATTGCAACTCAAAAACATGCGGCTCGAATTATCAATGACCGAGGAGATCCCCAAAATTCAGCTTGATCATGAACAGCTAAAAGTGGCTTTCCTTAACCTGTTCGTGAATGCCCTGGAAGCCATGCAATCGGAAACAGGTGTGCTCACGATTGCCGGTAAAACCTCGATAGATCAGGTGATCATTTCCGTAAAAGACAATGGCAAAGGCATCCCCGCCGATCAAATCAATAAACTTTTTGATCCCTACTTCACCGAAAAACGAGATGGTACCGGCTTAGGGCTATTGGCTGTACAAAACATCATTCACGGTCATCGGGGCTACATCGAAGTGGATAGCGAACCTGGTGAGGGTACCACGTTTTCTATTTATCTGCCTTTGCGGTAA
- a CDS encoding OmpA family protein: protein MENLGYYKPYKGTQPYGGRKRPDIVSLVLGLLITLIISGFATSCVSTQKYNAAVEAKDTAETQLAQLKVDQTFQEYDHASELYEKQNDIYSKEQALFEKAKRMDSLRRILTLQKRALNDANRVVSALSDQEWQVDEINGLLKLDLDANLMFPLNSAELTGNGKALLSKLAHSIDSLNQEVNVRIVGHTDSQPFDHPSYDNWDLSADRSLAVVRALQQEGIDPTLISSVAKGPYDPMADNESEKGRMLNRRVEVQLVPVGVLDETISELLSNKS, encoded by the coding sequence ATGGAAAACTTAGGATATTATAAACCATACAAAGGAACACAGCCATACGGAGGTCGCAAAAGGCCTGACATTGTTAGTCTCGTGCTAGGTTTATTGATCACCTTGATCATCAGTGGCTTTGCAACAAGCTGTGTCTCCACTCAAAAATATAATGCTGCAGTAGAAGCGAAAGATACGGCAGAAACCCAATTGGCTCAATTGAAAGTCGATCAGACCTTTCAGGAATATGATCACGCAAGTGAGCTCTATGAAAAGCAAAACGACATTTATAGTAAAGAGCAAGCCTTGTTTGAAAAAGCCAAACGCATGGACTCGCTACGAAGAATTTTAACCCTCCAGAAGCGCGCCTTGAACGATGCCAACCGGGTGGTATCCGCTTTATCTGACCAGGAATGGCAAGTAGACGAAATCAATGGGCTCCTGAAGTTAGACCTGGATGCTAATCTGATGTTCCCGCTGAACAGTGCTGAATTAACCGGCAATGGCAAGGCCTTATTATCCAAACTGGCACATTCCATTGATAGCCTGAATCAGGAAGTCAACGTACGCATTGTTGGCCATACCGATAGTCAACCGTTTGACCATCCCAGCTATGATAATTGGGACCTGAGTGCAGATCGATCTTTGGCCGTAGTTAGAGCATTACAGCAAGAAGGAATCGACCCGACCTTGATAAGCTCGGTAGCCAAAGGACCTTATGATCCCATGGCGGACAATGAATCAGAAAAGGGACGTATGCTCAACAGACGCGTAGAAGTCCAGCTAGTACCAGTAGGTGTACTCGATGAAACCATTAGTGAATTATTAAGCAACAAATCATGA
- a CDS encoding response regulator, whose protein sequence is MKALIVDDEDDIGFMVSRFLQKEGIATDVSNRINDARKQLNQKDYDLYILDINLPDGTGFDLIPTIHEQNDPYNIVMISAHDGPEEARKLDEFQVDAFIKKPFTKNEVIQVVQGFKS, encoded by the coding sequence ATGAAAGCGCTCATAGTCGACGATGAAGACGATATAGGTTTCATGGTTTCCCGGTTTCTTCAAAAAGAAGGCATTGCCACAGATGTGTCAAATCGCATCAATGATGCCCGTAAACAGTTGAACCAGAAAGACTATGACCTTTACATTCTTGACATCAACTTACCCGACGGCACTGGTTTCGACCTGATTCCAACCATTCATGAGCAAAATGACCCCTACAATATCGTCATGATCAGCGCGCACGATGGACCAGAAGAAGCGCGTAAGCTGGACGAATTTCAAGTCGATGCATTCATCAAAAAACCATTCACTAAAAACGAAGTTATCCAGGTAGTCCAAGGATTCAAATCATGA
- a CDS encoding formate/nitrite transporter family protein: MLNIFRNKPTPSEQLPTDRPKEVKQILDEQVEASLKEFNKSNQGLLISAFSAGLEVGFSLLLMGTIFTLFADQMSTETLRLSLALCYPIGFIFVIIGRSELFTEHTALAILPVLKGSVKVKELLILWALVYIGNLLGGYVFSLLIVSIGPDVGFLSLDSLHHFAEELTHHQWHTILISALLAGWMMGLLGWLVTSSQETISRIFVVILVTAIIGMAGLHHCIVGSIEVFSGMITSEDITLMHYLKFQLWATLGNVIGGAVFVALLKYSHVRFADG; this comes from the coding sequence TTGCTAAATATATTCAGAAATAAACCTACCCCATCAGAACAGCTACCTACTGATCGTCCTAAGGAAGTCAAGCAAATCCTGGACGAGCAGGTAGAAGCAAGCCTGAAAGAATTCAACAAATCAAATCAGGGACTCCTGATCAGTGCGTTCTCGGCAGGCTTGGAAGTGGGCTTCAGTTTGTTGCTCATGGGCACGATCTTTACCTTGTTCGCCGATCAGATGTCAACCGAGACTTTGCGCCTGAGTTTGGCCTTGTGCTACCCGATAGGTTTTATTTTCGTGATCATCGGCCGTTCCGAACTCTTTACCGAGCATACCGCACTGGCCATTTTACCCGTTTTGAAAGGGTCAGTAAAAGTCAAAGAATTATTGATCCTTTGGGCATTAGTGTATATAGGAAACTTACTTGGTGGCTATGTCTTTAGCTTACTTATTGTGAGCATTGGTCCCGATGTGGGATTTCTGAGTCTAGACTCCCTGCACCATTTCGCCGAGGAGCTTACCCACCATCAATGGCATACGATTTTGATCAGTGCGTTGCTTGCGGGCTGGATGATGGGATTACTTGGCTGGCTGGTCACCTCTTCTCAGGAAACCATTAGCCGGATTTTTGTCGTGATTTTGGTAACAGCCATCATCGGTATGGCAGGGCTGCATCATTGCATCGTAGGGTCCATTGAGGTGTTTTCCGGAATGATCACCAGTGAGGACATCACCCTGATGCACTATCTAAAATTCCAACTTTGGGCCACGCTAGGAAATGTGATTGGTGGAGCGGTCTTTGTTGCCCTCCTGAAATACAGTCACGTACGGTTCGCAGATGGATAG
- a CDS encoding mechanosensitive ion channel family protein, with translation MDFNISRAIDILLAKITTWLEELISMLPNLLVAVVVLLFSYFVARIIKRVSLKLFDRFSEKEAINNLFATIIYLIVIGMGLVMALNVLHLDRTVSSLLAGAGIIGLALGFAFQDITANFISGILLAFRKPIQIGDIVQVQDFMGEVEKIDLRVTMIKTFQGLHVIIPNKDVLQSPVTNFTKTYERRIDLEVGVSYAEDLDQVEEVAIEAVSQLPYLLPDKEVELFYKEFGDSSINFVMMVWIHYPDEPGYLKGRSDVIKSIKKAFDTNDITIPFPIRTLDFGIKGGQSLHQQMVTRKDNHTTLSIN, from the coding sequence ATGGACTTCAATATCTCAAGAGCAATAGACATCTTATTAGCAAAGATCACCACCTGGTTAGAAGAGCTGATCAGTATGCTTCCTAACCTTCTGGTTGCTGTTGTGGTCTTATTATTTTCCTACTTCGTAGCACGGATCATCAAAAGAGTCAGCCTAAAACTGTTCGATCGTTTCTCCGAAAAAGAAGCCATCAACAACTTGTTTGCAACCATCATTTACCTGATCGTTATAGGCATGGGGCTGGTGATGGCACTCAATGTACTTCACCTGGATCGTACCGTTTCCTCGCTGCTGGCCGGTGCAGGAATCATCGGTCTGGCCCTTGGTTTCGCCTTCCAGGACATTACAGCAAATTTTATCAGTGGTATCCTCCTGGCATTTAGAAAACCAATTCAAATTGGAGACATTGTGCAGGTTCAGGATTTCATGGGTGAAGTGGAGAAGATTGATTTACGAGTGACCATGATCAAGACATTCCAGGGGCTTCATGTGATCATTCCAAACAAAGATGTCCTTCAATCACCTGTCACCAATTTCACCAAGACGTATGAAAGGAGAATTGACTTGGAAGTTGGAGTTTCTTATGCAGAGGACCTGGATCAGGTGGAAGAAGTTGCCATTGAAGCAGTGTCTCAGTTACCCTACCTACTGCCCGATAAGGAGGTGGAATTGTTCTACAAAGAGTTCGGAGATAGCAGTATCAATTTTGTGATGATGGTCTGGATCCACTATCCAGATGAACCAGGTTATCTGAAGGGAAGAAGCGATGTGATCAAGTCGATCAAAAAGGCTTTTGATACCAATGATATCACCATACCATTCCCTATTCGCACCTTGGATTTTGGTATAAAGGGTGGTCAATCGCTCCATCAACAAATGGTTACCCGTAAGGACAACCACACTACCTTAAGTATCAACTAG
- a CDS encoding DNA starvation/stationary phase protection protein, producing the protein MNNIETSNKQYAKKITAVKLGYTRLETAELVEGLNKLLANYSVHYQKLRNFHWNVKGPDFFDIHEQFEKQYNDAKVAIDDIAERIRVFGQTPLSTMREFLENSDIHESPTDLSSIEMVSEVLRDYEMLLEQMFHVIEKALEHGDSGTEDMVKGFVKTIEKNHWMFTAFSQKS; encoded by the coding sequence ATGAATAACATAGAAACGTCAAATAAGCAATATGCTAAGAAAATCACTGCAGTAAAGCTTGGATACACGCGCCTCGAAACGGCAGAATTGGTGGAAGGCTTGAATAAGCTATTGGCGAATTACAGTGTCCACTATCAGAAACTGAGAAACTTCCACTGGAATGTAAAAGGTCCTGACTTCTTCGATATCCACGAGCAGTTCGAAAAGCAATACAACGATGCCAAAGTAGCCATTGATGACATTGCCGAAAGAATCCGGGTCTTTGGTCAGACTCCTTTGAGTACGATGAGAGAGTTCCTTGAAAACTCCGACATTCATGAGAGCCCTACGGACCTTTCTTCTATCGAGATGGTCAGTGAAGTCTTAAGAGACTATGAAATGCTGTTAGAGCAAATGTTCCATGTCATCGAAAAAGCGCTAGAGCATGGTGATAGCGGAACAGAAGACATGGTGAAAGGATTCGTGAAGACCATTGAAAAGAACCACTGGATGTTCACAGCATTTTCTCAAAAGTCATAA
- a CDS encoding YtxH domain-containing protein: MNTILKTLFTFLAGAIIGSITALLTAPRSGKDTRKKIVTDINTQKEKLEEAATKKLEEAKEILNKSIETSQEASKKQIDKVAESLKVSDN; encoded by the coding sequence ATGAATACCATTTTAAAAACCCTTTTTACTTTTCTCGCAGGTGCAATCATTGGTTCAATCACGGCGCTTTTGACAGCACCCCGAAGTGGCAAGGATACACGAAAGAAAATCGTAACCGACATCAATACGCAAAAAGAGAAATTGGAAGAAGCAGCAACCAAAAAGCTGGAAGAAGCCAAGGAAATCCTAAATAAGAGCATTGAGACTTCTCAGGAAGCTTCGAAAAAGCAGATCGACAAAGTCGCTGAAAGTCTCAAAGTATCCGACAACTAA
- a CDS encoding NYN domain-containing protein: MSNQINMAVLIDGDNIPSAHVKEMMEEITKYGNPTIKRIYGDWTRPGLNKWKSLLLENAITPIQQYAYTSGKNATDSAMIIDAMDILYSGKVEGFCLVSSDSDFTRLATRLREAGMLVIGLGEKKTPDPFIVACDKFVYIEILRSQSDDKTEKKEKGKSAVEKISNREVQLIQSSIRDLSDDDGWAFLGDVGSLIQKKRPNFDSRNYGFDKLTPLIQSIGKFEVEQREASKSKHKLIYVRNKQKAGKGK, encoded by the coding sequence ATGAGTAACCAAATCAATATGGCTGTCCTGATCGATGGCGACAACATACCCTCCGCTCACGTGAAAGAAATGATGGAGGAAATCACGAAATACGGCAATCCGACCATCAAACGGATCTATGGAGACTGGACGCGCCCGGGCTTGAATAAATGGAAAAGCCTGCTGCTAGAAAATGCGATCACCCCGATACAGCAGTATGCCTATACCAGCGGAAAGAACGCCACCGATTCCGCAATGATCATCGACGCAATGGACATTCTTTACAGTGGCAAAGTGGAAGGGTTCTGCCTGGTGTCCAGTGATAGTGATTTTACTCGATTGGCGACCCGTTTACGTGAGGCAGGAATGCTCGTGATTGGTTTGGGTGAAAAGAAAACACCAGATCCGTTTATCGTGGCTTGCGATAAGTTTGTGTACATCGAGATCCTCAGAAGTCAGTCGGATGATAAGACCGAGAAGAAGGAGAAAGGAAAGTCAGCCGTAGAAAAAATCAGTAATCGCGAGGTGCAGCTGATCCAGTCATCTATCCGGGACTTATCGGATGATGATGGATGGGCTTTCTTGGGTGATGTGGGCAGTTTGATCCAAAAGAAACGACCCAATTTTGATTCCAGGAACTACGGGTTTGATAAGCTCACGCCATTGATCCAATCCATTGGTAAGTTCGAAGTGGAGCAAAGAGAAGCTTCAAAAAGTAAGCACAAGCTGATCTATGTACGAAACAAGCAAAAAGCCGGGAAGGGGAAGTAA